The genomic DNA GCAATTTTCATAGCAATATCGGGATCTCCTCGATGGGCAACCTGACTCGGACGTGGAGGTGGTGAATTCCTGATTAATCGGTCTCGTGTAGTTCGATTCTTTTTGTTAATCTGCGTGTTCTCCTCATTCTCAATCACAACTTGTTCTTCGTCTTCATCATCAATCGGTGGCGGTGAACAGGATAGTATTTCATCTGCCTGCTCTTCTATCCTTAATTGCCTTAAATACCTGTTCACCTTTGTGAGCTTTTCTTGACGGACTTGCTCAGTCCCTTCTGCGGTCAGCAGTCGGGTGTCGATTGTGCAATGGAGATACAAGCGATGACTTTGCCAGGGCTTTTCTTCACCTGCATGTTGCTTATCTGGTTCCCAAAGCAGGCAAGCAGACCTCAGGGGAAGCAGCGCAAGCGAGAACTTATCTTCCTTACTCCGTCTTTTGTTCTCCTCCAAATCAGTCACCCACTGCCGTAAAGTGGCTAGGTCACGACGATCGCAATAGGTTTTGCCCTGAATACCGCTGAAGCCCTTGAATCGAACGCAGATTCGAGCGGTGTTCAGTTTTTTCCGCTTTTTGTACCTCCGTCGTTTTGGTTTTCTACGTGACGACGGAGTGCCATTAGGATTCACAATTTCACAGAGTGAGGTTTTTGGTTCTTCTGGCTGTGTATTAGTTTCAAACGACCAGTACAAGTCGGTGTTACTGCCAAATAGGACTGGGTAAGGCAAAGTCTCCAAATCGGAGGATAAATTTGCCAGCCGAACTGCGAACTCCTTTTGCCACGCCTCGAATTCACCCTCAGGGTAAAACAACGCAGCCGATTGGATAAGTTGATCTGTCCGATAGCCTAAGGGGTCACGTCCGATGGGCAGTTCAACTGCCATTTGCTCCTCAAATCGCTGAATTTGAATTCGTTTCTTCGATAGCCTCAGCAAAATAGCGTCTCGGTCTTCCACTTCCGCCTCTTCCACTTCCCCCCCTTCCTTTTTCTTTTTCTTTTTAACTTTCACTTTGCAATCATTTCGCAATAGGTAGGCGATCGCCCGCTGCTCCAGGGGTGTTTCTGTTTCCTTGAAAAGTTGAAACAATAAACTCATCACCGAGGGCAAGTCCTGTTCAGCTTGGTTTTCTTCGCGAAGTTCCTGCCGTCGTTGCTCAACCTCTTCGAGAAACTGTTTTGCCCTATCTCGAATTTGTTCAGGTGTGAAATCTGTAGACTGAGCGAGGTCAAGATCGTATTCTTGAATAGCTAACCAAGTCTTCTTTCCCTCACACTGAAAGTGAAGCTTGCGTTGCCTCGCGAAAATGGAAGCAAACATATATTGGACTGATAATACAGCAGACGTGAGCATCCGTGCAGGAATATCCTCAAAGACTCCCTCCTCTTTCAGATGAACGAATTTTTTATTCTTTAAGTGAGTTAATTGAAGCTGAATCTCTTTTCTGGGTATCGAGCCTTTTTTCCGCCAGCTTTCAAACTTAGACTGTTTGGGTAGTTCCACAAGTAACTGGTTAATCAGCAAAGTGTGGCGCACAGATAAATCCCAAAGCTGCTTGCGTGTATTTTCGTCAAAGCATAGAAGCAAGCGCAATGTTTTAATTGCCATAGGTATCTCAAAGGATTGTATTAGGGAGATAGATTGAACCAAACCTTTCGGAAAATAATTGAGAAGTAGGTTACCTGGAGAAATATGTTTTCTCTTTACGTCGGCTAATCCTCGAAATACGAGCAGCCCGTAGGAGGAGGCAGGCTGTAGCTCTAAGTTCTTGGTAATTGGTTTAGACCATCTCGAATCTCCTGAAGTAAGAAGCTTAGTGTTTCTCCCTTTAGCTTCACAATCACAAACTTGATTAGATTGGTCACGAGGAGTTCGATCTCCTCCTCACTGAGGTTCAGCCAAGTTGAATCAAAATCATCATCTGAAAACTGGCTAACAACTGCAATGAGATCACAGATAGCTGAATCAATTAATGGCGAAGGCTGAGATTTCAAACCAATTCGAGATTTTTTGGTAGGGCAATTGAGAAGTGCATATAGGTTGTTAGATAAGCATTAAGTCATGTTCACATTCTCTATTTGTTTGTCCTTGATTTTATAAATATCGTAAAAATTTTTAGAAGTCAATCCTCAACCCATCTAATTTTTGCGACAGATTTATCGAATTATCTTGTCGCTCACCTACTGTTTCTGAATGTATTCTTTGGTTTTAAGAAAATTAGAATGTCTGTTTGCCTTGTGTAGACTATTTTTCAACTAAACCTGCTAATTTTTTACACTCAAAATGATCGGAAAATAGAACGGTTTAGTTGAAAAATGTCTTGTGAAGAGCGCGAATGCCACTTTGCACAAGCATTGCAGTATTCTCGGTTTGCACGATAACCCACGAACGTTTGGGGCATTACTCAGGAAATTAAAGACCTTGGTAGGCATCCTCACTCGTTCCCGCTTGGAAAACTCTGCAATGCCCATTTCAAGACTGCTTCACTTTCACCTAGCGTGTACACATCTGCTGCATCGAGGAAATCGATGGCTGCTGCCAGGGATCATTGAATAGATGAGTGGCTCTCAGCTTCCGGTAAGACCTATTCCCGCTACTGAGGACTGCCTTTGGCACGGTACCTGGAGAGATGCGCGATATCTTATAGTCCACTCTCTCCCAGCCGCATGTATTGCATAGCTGTTTTTGTTTTGAGAATTGTTAGGTTGAACGCCGTGTTGCCATTGCGGGAGCACCAGCGCCATCGCAATTTCTTCCAGCGATTGATCCAGCAAAGGACGACCCGCTTTGCGGCAGTGCCAAAGGCGACCCACCTGCGGCGGCAGCGCGGAACGATCGACTTGTCGCTGCGCTCCGCGTCGTAGCGCGATGCGATCGCAACCGATTGGGCAACCGAATAAACCAACCAGAATCATAAGAACAAAGAAGATAGCCATCTTTGGAGCCAGATGTTTTTGGGGCGTGAAAGCTGCCTTTTGCAAGGTGAGCGGCGTGGTGTCTACCTCAGTGGGATACATAGCTGGATAGTTTGAGCATCCCAGCTATCTCAATGTCCTCTCGCTACCGAACATGCAGAAGTTTGCCCAATCGCATATGACCCGTTGCCAGTCAGCTACAGTAGACGCTCAGTTTCTTCTGGCGCATCCCTGACCCTACCAATCTCGATCGCCAGGAACCAGATCGGGGAGAACGATTTCGCTCGGTCATTTTCTATCACACCTCGACTCGACAAGCGAAGCTTGCACGATAGTTCCGCTCGTCTCCCCTGAGTCATCAGTGGTTGGCATCCCCTTCGCGTCAAGAACAGTCGTTCAATAGAAGTTATCCGAATCGTTTTCATCTCTATTATGATTAATACCATTCTGCTCAATACAGAGGATGAAAGGACTTATGAACCCACAAGAAGCGGACGAGCACTCTGTCCAGCAGGACGATAGTAATTTTCCTTTAAGCCCCAAGAAGGAGGATTTAGACTCTGAGACACTTCCGGTTCTGAATGCAGAGGGAACATCAGAACCACATGAGCCTCAACCTTGCACTCAGGCTTTAAGCAATGAAATCTGGCAGATTAACCACATCGCAGCAGACTTGTTACTAATTGCTCCCTAGATTTGACTGATTTCTAAGATAGGTAAAGCAAACTGACTATTGCATCAGGGACAGAGAAGTAATGGTTCTACCTGAAGCAGATGAGTATTCTGACAGGATAGCGGTGGATCATTCTGCAATTCTCATGATTTTTCAACACATGAGGTCGAGGAACACCATGTTCAGTGCGGGTTAGTAACAGCCCAACAATCCCAGGGAAAGGGTTTGACACAGGGAAACTTGTCGTCGCTTTGCTTCGGCTCGATCAATGACTTGCTGCTTGCGTTCCCGCCAAGGCAAGGTGTCCGGCAACTGAGCCGCAGTTGCGATCGCGTTCTCAGGTTCTCCCTGTGCGAGCAGACGTTCAGCCTGGTTCCAGATGTCTTCGTACTGCTGCTGAAGCCGTTGTTCCTCCACTATTTGGATGAGCGAAATCCGGTTATGCGTCCAGAAGGGATGATCTTGGATTTGTTGAGCCTGGGTCAATGCGACAGCGAACTGTTCCAGGTTTAAAGCTTGCTGAGCCGCCACCCAGTGCTGATTGTTCTCAGTCCAGAGTTGCCGCCACGCTTGTATCTGTGCCTGTGCTTTCGGATAAGCTGGGCTGCTTGGCGGAATTGCGCTTGCGATCGCTATAGCCTGACCAAACTGGTTCACGGGCTGCCAGTAGTCGCTCCACGCAATTTCTAAAATCCGCTCTGACCATTGCTCGATGAGTTGCTTCGCCTCGTCGTATTGGGCTGAACCCACTGCAATCTGGTTCACTGTTTCGATCGCTTGGGCAAACTGCCCTTGTGCTGCCTGCTGTCTCGCTTGTGCAAGCTGAGGGGCTACCAGGTTCGTTTGACAGTTTCTCAAGTAAACTTGTGCGGTCTGATAGACCTTTGCCTGAGGTAATACCTGTGCTGCCTGGGCAACACATCCGTGATAATCGCCTGCTGTTGCTAGAGCAAAGGCAGTGTTTGCGATCGCCTGCTGTTCCTGCTCGAATTCCTGTTTAGACTGCTGGCGCAGGTAAGTATCTGTGGTGATTAAGCATCCTACGGCTCCCGGAATGACTGCCGCCGTCGTCGCGATCGTGAGTGCAGTTGCAATGCTGATTCTCAAAACTCTGGGTGCTGCATCAGAACTCATGTCCCCATTTCCCTCGTCCGTTGAGATCATGAGTCTTATTAGATGACGAAATCGGGCTGCCTTCCAGTGAAAATCCGGGAGTTTGAGACGAAGTTAGAGGAATTGCAACTGATGACTGGCGAATGGTGCTGTCGCTTGAAGTTTAGGGCGATCGTGCTTGAGCTTGCCCTGTTAGAGAAAGATTAGGCTAAGAAACTATCTTCCCGGAAATCCGTCCAAAACTAGCCTTAACTTCTGGAAAGTGAAGTTAGCGTTTTAGAAGACCACGATCGCTAATCCAGCCTCAGCCATCTACATGTGTTATGTCTACATCTGTCATCATCGATCGCCTCACCCGCTCCACTTGTTTTGGCGCTTCTATTTCAGTAAAGAGCCGAATGGACTCTTGAATTCCTGTTTGGCTCTTTTCGTTTTCTCCCATTGCCTGATAAGTTAATGCAAGTTGATAATAAGCCTCAGCTAAATTTAGCTTCGCCCCAATTTCATCAAGCAACTCCAATGCCTCTAGGCAATATGCTATTGCAAGCTCAAAATCACCATTTCTTCGAGATAGTTCAGCTACACCAATCAAAGCATTAGCTTTTAGCTGAGTGTAATTGCTTTTCTCAGCATACAGGAGAGCTTCATTGTACATCTTTAGTGATTTAGAGATTTCTCCCAGATTCCGGTAGGCTCTACCTAAAAATAATCTAGAGTGTCCTATCCCCCAACTGGTTAGCTTAGTAGTTGTAATTTCTTTATTAGCTCTATCTATAAGTTCATAAGCTTCTTTTTCACATCCTCCAATGGATTCAATGAAGGCAAGACAATATAAAGCATCTACAGCATGGCGATGAAATGAGGAATTTGCTGCAAGTGCCATAACATTTGAGAATAATTCCTTAGCATCATCTAACTCATAAAGGTCAATTTTGCAAAAGCCAAGATTCAGCAATGAAAGAATCTTGAACTCTAGGAGATCTAATTTATTTGCGAGATAACCTGAATCCGTATGTACTCTAATAGCATTAGATAGGTCACCAGAAAAGTAATACATTGCTCCTAAGATGTTGTAGAGACTAGCTAAATTGTTAGGTTTAATATGGGATTTATTACCAGCTAGAGTATTTATCAATATAATCATTTTGCTTAGGAGTCCCAGCCTATAGAAGGAACGACCAAGAGATTCATCAGCACTCAAATCATATTCCCTGTTATACCGAATTACTTCAGCGGCTCGGTTAAACTGATTAATGTTAAAATAATGGTAGTAAGGCTCTATAGCCTGTAAAGCATTGCTAACTGTTGCAACCACTTCAACTTTTACTGTCCAAAATTCTGCTGCTTTACAATTTGTCTCCTCCCAATCTACATGCCCTCTTAATCTATGAATCGCCTCGCTGCGAATCATCGGGTGCAACCAATACTCCCCATTCTCAACCTCCACTAAAGATCGATCCTGCAATGATTTTGCGACCCGTCTCTGTCGAGTCTCTGGTACATCCCAAAGCAGACAAAACAACCCTTCAAGTGGCACTGTTGGCACATCTTGGTATCGATAGCAGCCCATACGACACAACAAGTTATAGGCATCCAAGTCAATCTGCTGTAAGCGATCGAACTGCTGAGTGACCAAATCCTCTAGGTCGCGCTCAATAAAGAGGTCATCCTGATTGGCTTGCCAGTATGCTTCAATATCTCCAGAGTAATCTTCTAAAACTGCACCTCGAATAATGTCCATTGCTTTAGCATTCCCCCCATAGGTATTATGTAGGGCAGCGAAGGCAGGGGTATCGATCGACAAGCTACGGGACTGGAAGAACTGCTTCCAAGCTGTGACATCGAGATTTTTGAGAATATAGTGTTCAACAGTAATGCTTGATTCTCGTAGGCGTTCACGGGTCGTAATGAGAGTGGCGGACCGCACAGAAGGATCAGCAAGGACTCGCAGCAGTTCAACATAGCGACGATGCGGCTCAATCAATTTTCCCGCAGAGTCTAGGGCAGGCTCCAGGTTATCAATCAGAATGCCAACCTGCTCAGACTGGAGTTTGCGTTTAAGTCGATCGAGCGACACAAAAAACTCCCGTCCCGGCTCTTCCCCCAATTGCCGCAGCTTTTCCTCCAGCAGGCTCTCGATCGAAGCAATGTCCTTAGTCTCCTTTGCGATCGGGAATTCCAGGTAGGAACCGAACTCCTGTTGCAGGTACTTGCGTGCTAGTGTCGTCTTGCCGACACCCCCTCTAGCTTGGATCACAATCACTTTTGCGCCTCGCTCAACCAACAGGTTAAGGTCAGCAATCGCCTCTCCGCGTCCTACAAAATTAGGGTCAGCTTGAACTTGGAGGCGCAAGGAGGAAACTAGGTCTGCTTCGTTCAACTGCAAACCAAACGTGGCAAATAAACAGCGAATCGACTTTGGAGCAACTCCCTCTTTCGCCTTCAAAATTTTGCGAATTGTCCCTGGATCGAGTCCCCCTTCCTTCACTGAACTTGTCAGTTCTCGAATCCGCTCCTGTGTGCATCGAACTGCGTGTTCCAGTTCCCAAGCACGAATTGCTTGCTGAAGGCGGCTAGACCCCTCAGCAGTCA from Leptolyngbya ohadii IS1 includes the following:
- a CDS encoding peptide-methionine (S)-S-oxide reductase: MPDPTNLDRQEPDRGERFRSVIFYHTSTRQAKLAR
- a CDS encoding peptide-methionine (S)-S-oxide reductase; amino-acid sequence: MRSQPIGQPNKPTRIIRTKKIAIFGARCFWGVKAAFCKVSGVVSTSVGYIAG
- a CDS encoding tetratricopeptide repeat protein gives rise to the protein MNSKQRDRGRILTAEGSSRLQQAIRAWELEHAVRCTQERIRELTSSVKEGGLDPGTIRKILKAKEGVAPKSIRCLFATFGLQLNEADLVSSLRLQVQADPNFVGRGEAIADLNLLVERGAKVIVIQARGGVGKTTLARKYLQQEFGSYLEFPIAKETKDIASIESLLEEKLRQLGEEPGREFFVSLDRLKRKLQSEQVGILIDNLEPALDSAGKLIEPHRRYVELLRVLADPSVRSATLITTRERLRESSITVEHYILKNLDVTAWKQFFQSRSLSIDTPAFAALHNTYGGNAKAMDIIRGAVLEDYSGDIEAYWQANQDDLFIERDLEDLVTQQFDRLQQIDLDAYNLLCRMGCYRYQDVPTVPLEGLFCLLWDVPETRQRRVAKSLQDRSLVEVENGEYWLHPMIRSEAIHRLRGHVDWEETNCKAAEFWTVKVEVVATVSNALQAIEPYYHYFNINQFNRAAEVIRYNREYDLSADESLGRSFYRLGLLSKMIILINTLAGNKSHIKPNNLASLYNILGAMYYFSGDLSNAIRVHTDSGYLANKLDLLEFKILSLLNLGFCKIDLYELDDAKELFSNVMALAANSSFHRHAVDALYCLAFIESIGGCEKEAYELIDRANKEITTTKLTSWGIGHSRLFLGRAYRNLGEISKSLKMYNEALLYAEKSNYTQLKANALIGVAELSRRNGDFELAIAYCLEALELLDEIGAKLNLAEAYYQLALTYQAMGENEKSQTGIQESIRLFTEIEAPKQVERVRRSMMTDVDITHVDG
- the cas12k gene encoding type V CRISPR-associated protein Cas12k (Type V-K CRISPR systems have also been known as with the large Cas12k protein, has also been known as type V-U5, and Cas12k as C2c5.) codes for the protein MAIKTLRLLLCFDENTRKQLWDLSVRHTLLINQLLVELPKQSKFESWRKKGSIPRKEIQLQLTHLKNKKFVHLKEEGVFEDIPARMLTSAVLSVQYMFASIFARQRKLHFQCEGKKTWLAIQEYDLDLAQSTDFTPEQIRDRAKQFLEEVEQRRQELREENQAEQDLPSVMSLLFQLFKETETPLEQRAIAYLLRNDCKVKVKKKKKKEGGEVEEAEVEDRDAILLRLSKKRIQIQRFEEQMAVELPIGRDPLGYRTDQLIQSAALFYPEGEFEAWQKEFAVRLANLSSDLETLPYPVLFGSNTDLYWSFETNTQPEEPKTSLCEIVNPNGTPSSRRKPKRRRYKKRKKLNTARICVRFKGFSGIQGKTYCDRRDLATLRQWVTDLEENKRRSKEDKFSLALLPLRSACLLWEPDKQHAGEEKPWQSHRLYLHCTIDTRLLTAEGTEQVRQEKLTKVNRYLRQLRIEEQADEILSCSPPPIDDEDEEQVVIENEENTQINKKNRTTRDRLIRNSPPPRPSQVAHRGDPDIAMKIAFSRQEIVGTAVMDLQSQQVLEYCTPRELLSEQRQEVLKQRSAKLHSQPKRQQKAQDKAEAVQQSEGKKSCSPYKPKINPKQLQLQPYRLINRWRRLRDQNIRDRQTEQQQGLYRPSKAEANLSQYLNRLLARRIIQRCQHWKVSIIVLPELGDLRESVESEIKAKAKQKFCDDNVYRQQQYKKEHRMGFHRWSYKNLSQCIRACAVEVGISVVPGRQPRLGTLQEKVIAVSSDRLPRPESVDSPAA